agcttactacaccgaggcttcttactacaccaccacaacTGCCGCCCCTGtatactacactgaggctccTTACTACACTGCTGCTCCAGcttactacactgaagctccctactacaccgaggctccttactacacaaccacaactgCTGCCCCTGtctactacactgaggctccTTACTACACAACTGCTGCTCCGgtttactacactgaggctccttactacacaactgctgctccggtttactacaccgaggctccttaTTATACAACGGCTGCCCCTGCCTATTACTCTGAACCGGCTTACTACACAACTGAAGCGTACACCACAACTACAGCAGCCTACAAATACGAAGCTCCCACTTACGCTCCACCGAGCTATTATGCTCCTCCAGTCTATTAATAGCTCTAAAATGTACAAGCTTTTTACCTTGGAATTGTTATTTCGAATATCTTTATCAGAGAATGTTAATAGATTACGTTACGCTAAACTTCAATTGGTGTTAACTTGTATTCATTGTATTTCAACCTTAAGGAGGGATTCAGTTCTTCAGTCATGCCAAGTAGTTACATTCACATAATCAACATTAGAACTGAAAGTTTAAAGATTCATGGAGAACGTGGCAATGGGGCGACTATTCTTAGCATTATCGACATAGAGACGCCATTCCCTGCGGTTGAAATCGAAAATTCCAGTAGCGATCGTCAATACAATATCCTTCTCCGTTCCGCGACGGTAGATTGGATAATCTTGATCATCGTCGTTTGACAGCATGTCTACAACCTCTCCGATATTGGTAGGTAGACCCAGAGTTTCCATTACATGATGGCGACCGTTACTGCTGAGTACGGCTAAACCGTTATGATCTTCGTTGATTTTAAGTCGCAAGTACCTAATCGATGTAAATAATTTGTGGTAAGAATTGGACTGGAcattgtttgaaattgttgtataCTTATTGCAGCGAACGTGACTCTCCCCAGGGGAAATAGTCAAAATGGACAGTTGCGACTCGTTATTCTCCGCAGGTCCTACTTCAGCGCTGTGAAAGAGGATTGGTCCTTCCTGTAAAGGTATATTGATTAATGCCAAATTTAACCAACTTTTTTGATAGTTtatatttttacttgtttCATGAACGACATGTTGACGCAAAATCCGTGAGCAGATCCGGTTCCTCTGTCACGAAGAATGGCCTGAGCGTCGACCAAATTTCGAGCGCTTAGCATCGCCCTTGTCAGGAAATGACgcgctgaaaaaaaaagaaggaacgcAAGTCTAAACTAATCAaacgaaaattaatttaattatcaaGTACGTGTTTTGTCATTATGGACCCTGACAGGTTCTATAATATTGATGGTGTAAACGAGACCGTGCTCATTAATATTCATGCAGAAGCCAGGCAAGTGCCCAGCGTAACACAGCGACGAGAACCTCTCATGACGTCCACATTTTTCGGTAATATCAGCGTGAA
Above is a genomic segment from Daphnia pulicaria isolate SC F1-1A chromosome 8, SC_F0-13Bv2, whole genome shotgun sequence containing:
- the LOC124311257 gene encoding uncharacterized protein LOC124311257, with amino-acid sequence MENRILLPVIYVRGTFYQVGYDVGHTFKHQIEELVRDSKFLNDELLPAYNTVAGLKIYDDTLARMKAKFPYYVNELQGISDGSQVPFYKLMLLHIDSMILEASSSSQLSGNGCSSVMCNHENVVLGHTEDAFAVTLNHLYIVHADITEKCGRHERFSSLCYAGHLPGFCMNINEHGLVYTINIIEPVRVHNDKTPRHFLTRAMLSARNLVDAQAILRDRGTGSAHGFCVNMSFMKQEGPILFHSAEVGPAENNESQLSILTISPGESHVRCNKYLRLKINEDHNGLAVLSSNGRHHVMETLGLPTNIGEVVDMLSNDDDQDYPIYRRGTEKDIVLTIATGIFDFNRREWRLYVDNAKNSRPIATFSMNL